CGGTGGCGAACTCCAGCGCGTCGCGATCATCGCGTGTCTCGCTCGCGACGCGGACTTCTACTTCCTCGACGAGATCACGCCGTACCTCGACATCGGGCAGCGCGTCACCGCGGCGCGCATCATCCGCGAACTCGCCGAAGACGAGGAGAAGTCGATGCTCGTCGTCGAGCACGACCTCGCCATCCTCGACCTGCTCGCCGACACCCTGAACGTCGCGTACGGCGAACCCGGCGCGTACGGCGTCGTCACGGACCCCAAGAGCGTGCGGAACGGCATCAACGAGTACCTCAAGGGGTACCTCGAGAACGAGAACATGCGCATCCGCCCGAACCCCATCCAGTTCGAAGAGCACGCCCCGCGGCCCGTCGAGAGCGGGCAGGTGCTCGCGGAGTACCCGGACATGGAGATGAGCTACGGCGAGGGCGAGTTCGGTCTCGAGGTCGAGGGCGGTGCGATCCGCGAGAACGAAGTGCTCGGTATCGTCGGCCCGAACGGCATCGGGAAGTCGACGTTCGCGAAGATGCTCGCGGGCGAGATCGAGCCGACGAGCGGCGCGATCGACGTCGACCTCGACATCTCGTACAAGCCCCAGTACATCGACATCGCGCAACCGATGCGCGTCGACGTGTTCCTGCAGTCGATCACGGACCAGTTCGGGTCGAGCTACTGGGACACCGAGATCGCGCAGCCGCTCCAGCTAGAGCGCATCATGGAGCAGAACCTCGAGGACCTCTCGGGCGGGGAACGCCAGCGCGTCGCGATCGCGGCGTGCCTGAGCGAGGAAGCCGACCTCTACCTGCTCGACGAGCCGAGCGCGCACCTCGACGTCGAGCAGCGCGTGCAGGCGACCCGGGCGATCCGCCGGTACGCGGAACGCCAGGACGCGACCGTGATGGTCATCGACCACGACATCTACATGATCGACCTGCTCGCGGACCGCCTGCAAGTGTTCGAGGGCGAGCCCGCCGCGCACGGACACGCGACGCCGCCCCAGGAGATGCGGTCGGGGATGAACGAGTTCCTCTCGAACCTCGGCGTCACGTTCCGCCGCGACGAACGCACGAAGCGCCCACGCGTCAACAAGCCCGGCAGCCAGAAGGACAAGCAGCAGCGCAAGGACGGCGAGTACTACTACGCGAACTAGCCGTCCTCGTCTCGTCGCTTTACGAACGTCGCAATCTCTTCGAGGAAGCTGCTGACGTCGTCGTGGCCGGACGCGAACTCGACGAGCGTGCCGGCGTCGGGGCCGCGCGGGAACCACGCGAGGTCGCCGCCGTCGGTCGCGACGTACACCGCCTCGTCGGACGGCATCGTCAAGCCGGCGAGCGCACGCAGTCGATCACCGAGTCGTTCGCGGACCGCCGCGGCCGACTCGTCGGTCTCGTGTGCCACCGCCACTTCGTCGTCGTCGACGTGCACGACCGTGCGGACGGCCGAGCCCGCGATCGACCGGCACAGCGCCCTGAGGACGTCGTCGTCGTACGTCGCCACGCCCGCGAACGCCGCGAGCAGGTCGTCGTCCGCGGCCCGGAGACGCACCGAGTCGACGCGCGTCATGTACTTCCGCGCCAGGGCGTTCGCGTCCGCGAACGTCTCGCGCTCCCCGAGCGTCAACGGGACGCTCGGCCCCGGCGACAGCAACCGGTGGACGCGCACGACGTACCGCGACGGCTCCTTCTGGCTCGCTCGCCCCTGCGCGCGCTCGTACCTGGGGAGCACGCTCACCGTGAGGTTCCGTCGTTCGTAGAAGTACTCCGCGCCGTGGCGTCCCTCGTACTCGCGATGCCATCCCGGCGGCAGCGCCATCAGAGGACCTGTCGCTGGCACGTGCCACAGAGCGTCTCCTCTTTGACGTCCACCTCGCGGACGGTCGGGGAGAAGTTCATCACGCAGCGCTTGTTGTCGCAGTGCTCGAGCCCGAGCGTGTGCCCGATCTCGTGCACGATCTCCTTCCGGATGCGGTCCTGGTAGACGTCCTCGGAGTCTGACTCGGCGAGCCCGCCGTCGCTCGACGTCTGGAGGCGGTACGTCGAGACGACGCTCCCGCTCCCGTCGAGGTACGCGAGCCCGAACACGTAGTTCCGGCGGCGATAGAAGAGGTCCTTGGTCGTGACCGCGATGTTCTTCGAGCCCGAGCCGACGCGCTCGGCGAGCTGGATGAACTCTTCGGCTGCGTACTGGCTGCGCTGCGTGTCGAAGGCGTCCCGGGGGAGGGACTGGGGGTCGTGGACGGTGACGTCGCACCCATAGACAGATCGAAGTCCCTCGGAGGCGGCGCG
Above is a genomic segment from Halorubellus sp. JP-L1 containing:
- a CDS encoding archaemetzincin family Zn-dependent metalloprotease, which gives rise to MLVDIVPVGEVPAHVKRAASEGLRSVYGCDVTVHDPQSLPRDAFDTQRSQYAAEEFIQLAERVGSGSKNIAVTTKDLFYRRRNYVFGLAYLDGSGSVVSTYRLQTSSDGGLAESDSEDVYQDRIRKEIVHEIGHTLGLEHCDNKRCVMNFSPTVREVDVKEETLCGTCQRQVL
- a CDS encoding ribosome biogenesis/translation initiation ATPase RLI, whose amino-acid sequence is MADDSIAVVDLERCQPDRCNYECKNFCPPNRTGKDCITVRGEDTVDGKPDQVRISEEICLGETCGICVEKCPFDAIEIINLPSELDDRPAHRYGENAFSLYGLPAPNQGQVTGVLGPNGIGKTTAVRILAGEMMPNLGEHADPPSFEAVMEEYRGTEQQTYLRRLDEGDLTVARKPQYVDEIPSRFDGNTRELLAATDERGVLDDLVERMEIGPVMDQSIDSLSGGELQRVAIIACLARDADFYFLDEITPYLDIGQRVTAARIIRELAEDEEKSMLVVEHDLAILDLLADTLNVAYGEPGAYGVVTDPKSVRNGINEYLKGYLENENMRIRPNPIQFEEHAPRPVESGQVLAEYPDMEMSYGEGEFGLEVEGGAIRENEVLGIVGPNGIGKSTFAKMLAGEIEPTSGAIDVDLDISYKPQYIDIAQPMRVDVFLQSITDQFGSSYWDTEIAQPLQLERIMEQNLEDLSGGERQRVAIAACLSEEADLYLLDEPSAHLDVEQRVQATRAIRRYAERQDATVMVIDHDIYMIDLLADRLQVFEGEPAAHGHATPPQEMRSGMNEFLSNLGVTFRRDERTKRPRVNKPGSQKDKQQRKDGEYYYAN